The Astyanax mexicanus isolate ESR-SI-001 chromosome 4, AstMex3_surface, whole genome shotgun sequence genome segment CATTACTTAGGATTGAAGCACACGTTTCTTAAGGTGCTTATACACTGCACATGGTAGGTGCAAAAGTGGTGAGTTTTAGAAAACCCTGCCTATTATCGAGAGgggtctgtgtgcaacaggggcttcacagtgcacatgcactaCCGAGCCCCAGAAATGCGCTCTCAAGCCCCAAGTTGTTGCATTGTGGGTGGACTGATTGTTAGGTAAACccatgaatattaaatgttttaagctTTAGTGTCTATGTTTTGTCTTACTGTTACGCtgtagatagctagttagcttgatTAGCAGTAGCTTCTTGCTACTGTTATAACTGACATGTCGCAATTTAGCAATAAAATGTGCTTaatgctagcaagctagctactcatagaagctaaaacaatctacctgaaacgttgatacatttacatttaataagtaGTTAGCTACTTGGCTAAAGTGATATCAGCATTCAATTTACCCACATGTTCATACTGATCTCTTCTATGACTGAACACACCCAGTTTCATTGGCCACTGAAGgtttggggcttgagagtgcatttctggAGCTTGGAGGTGCATGTGTACTGTGAAtcccctgttgcacacagacagTCTTGCTATTATCAGCAAGTGAGCACAACTCAACCTTTCCATGAAGCTctttacactctactgttcttgatctaatacatatatattttggaGATCTGTAGTAATTgatctgcagaaagttggtgactgttattttacactgacagagggAGTTGCTGTCATTCCCAGTTGCTTTCACTGTgtaataatatcactgacagttgactggtAAATATTTAGTAATAAGAAAATTacacaactggacttgttgcaaaagtgctgcatcctatcactgtaccacagtgctggaacTCACAGAGTTCCTGAGAGCgaaccattctttcactaatgtttgtaaaagcagtctGCATGTGTAGGTGCTTGGTCTTTGGCCATATAGTGTCTCTGTTCACACAGATAATTATTACACTAACTATTCcacttatttattattactgataGCTGGAGTGATTTTCAGTGGTGTGGCTAGTGGAGTGCTATCTGACCGTGTAGCTGCCGGTGGTGTAGTTGAGCAGGCTGAGGGTTGAGTGGTAGCGGTAGGGCATGTCTGTCCGTCGGCTCAGGAAAACCAGGGCACTGGCAGATTTAGACAGAGGCCTCCAGAACACCTCGATATGGCCCTCAtcctaaaacagaaaaaaaattaatgtgtTAGACAGATTAACTCACATGGCAGTAGTTGTTTACACTGTGTAACAATGGTTAATTATTCATGGTGAATGAaccaatataaataatttttaaaaaaaaggtgtagaaatgtttttttttaattgcttcatTATACATTACAGACAAAAGTTTTAACTAGCTAATATAATATAACTAGCTGtggaaaaaatgttttcttttgtttttgctttttttttttatcttacttacatttttctgattaccaAACAAACTTTTAACAACTTCaactaatatcagacaaagataaggttaaatataaaaagcaatttaaattaaatgatttcatttattaagggaaaagtAATTTAGTATGAAAAGTATTTTACATCTataagtctggaaaaggttataaagtaatttctaaagctttgggactccagcaaaccacagtgagaattattattcactaatggagaaaacatggaacactggtgatcCTTCCCATATGTGActggcctactgaaattactccaaaagggcatggacaactcatccaggaggtcaaaaaaaagaactgcaggtctcacttgcttcagttaaggtcagtgttaataatttaataataaaaaagagactggtcaaaaatgttATCCTTGGGagagttttaaagtaaaaacactgctgaccaaaaagaacacaacagctcaTCTCACATTTGAcaacaaacatcttaatgatcttcAGGACTTTGGTTAAATATTCTGTGggctgatgagacaaaagtggaacttgtTTTCCGTTACATCTGGCAGGAAACTAACacatactatataaaaaaaaacaacaaaaaaaaaaacaacaacatactgaatgtaaaacaggGTGGTGGTTTGTTGCTTCCGGTTTGGACAAcgtgctgtaattgatggaattcTGATCTCTACCAGAATACCCTGCCATCAGTTTGTGAacttaagctcaggcatacttgggttctgcagcaggacaatgatccaaagcacacaaacaagtccacatcTGAATGGCttagaaaaattaaaataaagattttctaGTGGCGTAGtcaaaatctgattgagatgctgtggcatgatcttaaacagaccaTTCATAGTCGAAAACCCTCCaaagtgtctgaattaaaacaattctgtaaagtaGAGTgggacaaaattcctccacagagatgtgaaagactcagtTCCAGTTATAACCAAGTTTTTGGTTTAGGGGGAAATATTTGTTAACATAGAGCCAGGTTGGTTTGAGTATTTTttgtcccttaataaatgaaactagcgtttaaaaactgtttttttttttttgtattcattgaGATTATCTTtgtcagaaatgtgaaaaatgtaagtatgataaaaaagcaaaaacaaaagcaatcTGTAAGGAGGGAAAtacttttcacagcactgtacataCCTATTTTTTCAGTGGTTCTGTCTGACTGTCATTTTACCTTCAGGATGCGTCTTCCCTGGATTCCCAGAGGGTCCTGGTTGATGGCGATGACAGCTTTGTTCTGCAGGATATTCCGGGCTTCACTGCTCAGAGTTCTTAGATCATTTGACATGATCAGAGGTGCAGCCATGATAGCCCATAACGCCATCTGAGCTTTTGACTGTTCCAAACTCAACCCAAAGTTCCCAATGATCAGCTGAAAgatcaaatataaaacattacaatCACAAGAAATTAAATTTGGAGCCATGTAACAGTACATTCATCTTCATCCTAGCTGGTGCATGACCGACCTTTAAAGTTTCAACATTCAGAATAGGTCTGAAATTATGTGAGTTGTAGTTTGAAAGTTTAAAAAAGTAGGATTATTATTATGTCATTAGCGTTTTATTACATTTTGGTCACTTCATCAATCAATATGTCAACAACAGCATGTGTTAGACTGACCATGTCAGGGTCATTCCAgcgtccaggtcctgaagcaggcTGCAGGTAGTCCTGGCTTTGGAAGAACCAATCAACAATGTTCAGCACACTGTCCCACGAGTCTTCAATGTCATAATAGTTTCTCCACAGGTTACAGATTTCTCCCAGAAGGGTGTAGTTCACCTGCAAAACACAAATCCTGACCTCATTCACTCCTTTATTAAATGAATCCTGTTAGCCAATAATCCATTAGCACTGCCTGACTCACGCTGGGAGGGAGTCCACCGCGATAAACAGGCCAGCTGCAGGCGTAGACAATCGGACGTCCAGTAGCATTCAGAGCCTTGGACATCAGAGGATAACCTGTATGGGTCATCATATAAAACAGCAGATGTTTTTAGCTTTAAAGatgataacaattttttttttgtcagtcaaTTTCCGCCCAGACAGAAAAACTCTATACTGtatatcacacacacagaggctcCAGTTTAAATCAAGGCCTGATTCTACCCCAAATGCTCAGCTCAAAACCAGTGACGaagtgctgcatgtgccaacaccctggttgctgagtataatatgacaattgttCAGAGGCACTcatgccaacaccccagttgctgagtataatacaacaatcataTCATGGGCTGCATGTGCCAACTCTCCGGCTGCCATATATAATATGAGAATCAATCCAAACTGCTTATGACAATCCACCAGATGTGCCACACAAacagttgcagagtataacatAACAGTTCATTCCAGGGACCAGTTGCTGCACGTGCCcacaccccagttgcagagtataatacaacaatccgCCCAAGCCAATCGTACAAGCAAGCTGGATACCAAGTATGAAATGAATCAAACTGAgctacttgtgccaacaccctgattGCTGAGTATTACAATAGACCAAGACATAAGTGTGAACACTttagttgctaagtataatataacAATCGGCCCAAGCCACTTGTACCAGCAACATGGGTACTGAGTATAATGTGGGAATCAGCCCaagcagtggcgtgcacagaaatttttgggggcaagtgctcagggggaaaaagggcactttttagcgcacgtggaacacttcattataaaaaaaattacacgcacatgttgaatgaaattttacttttttttgtaacattctctaaaagtgagttttcaatggaaaaatgataaactgataaaatacatatacaatataggGCAAACTGTacaattttacttgatgtgtatgttacctggctggtgggacacgggggagaagaagcctatctgttgccgtgcgtgctgtgctgaagactcgctgaactgaactgctgctacAGCGcttctagtgtgccttgcgcgcgaccgcgcggggtcacgtgacagagaaagagagaggtcgggtgtgtgcgagctgatttcagggcattctgttttcactctttttaatcgctcaggttttcaaaagatcatttcaaaccggcctcagtaaaatcttaataataataatattaaataataaaaaaaaaagtttcaaaagggcactttggttgataaagggcagagttggtggtgctttagctgtctatgtctgcacgcctctgagCCCAAGCCACATGAGCTAACACCCTGGTCCTGAGAATTAAAAAACAACAGGACCAAGCCACAAATGCCAACGCCACAACAACTGGCCCGAGAAGCATGTGCCCAAGCCACTTGTACCAGCAACCAGGGTACTGCATGCAATATGGGAATCAACCAAAgctacttgtgccaacacccttgtTGTCAAGAGTTTATTACAACAATTGGTCCATGCCACTTGTAACAACACCtaggttgcagagtataatacaacaattgaCTCAAGCCACTACGATTACTGAGTATAATAAGACAATCTGCAAAAGGTACAACatcccggttgccaagtataaaatgtaaatggcccaagctgcatgtgccaacttTTTgagtgccaacaccctggttgttaAGTATAAAATGACAACTGGCCTGAgcagcatgtgccaacaccccaggtGTAGAGTGTAATACGGGAATTGGCTTGAGCTACTTGTGCCAACATCTCGGGTGGAGAGTATAATATGCGAATCGTCTCAAGCTACTTGCCAAACCACAGTTGCTGAATATTATACAGAAACTGACTTGAGCTGCACACTTTTATACATCAgccgaattttttttttattatctaggAGAGGGCTCTCTGAAATGATTTCACCTTCAGAAAAGATCATCTTTCATATCATCACCCTATTAGCTTGTACATAAAAATATGAAAGACATTTTTTGACACCCAAAAACCACATTATTCCACTCtcacaataaataatttataggAACCATACCCTGCTGCTGTTCTTCAGCATTTGAATTGCATCCATCAAACTTCAGCATGTCCACCTGCCACTCTGCAAATGTCTGAGCGTCTGTCTGTATCTGCTCCAGTGTGGTGCCAGGGTACCCAGCACACGTGTGTGTGCCCATGTCTGCGTAAATACCCAGCTTGAGGCCGAGCTGGTGAACATAATGCGCCAGCTTCGGAATTCCATTTGGAAATCTGAAACagagaacaaaacacaaaaatgtaatttatttaaaggtgttaaatctcacattttaaacattaatatagcAGCAATTAATTTCTATGTAAAGATGTAGTGGAGTAAAGGTGTCCTGAGCAGAGAACCACAAATCTTTAACATAGAGCCATCCCAAGAGACAAGACAGTGCAAGATAAAACATTCAGGTGAAGGCAACCGTTCaaatatttaacaataaaatatcCACTATGCTAAGAACAGGCCTATACAGCGTTGTAATTTAGCTACTACACTAACATCCAGCCTCTGCAACATCAATGCAGTTTAGCAGCTAACAGTTGGCTTTTTCAGCATAGAAGCAGTTTAGCCACTATGCTAACAGCATGCCTATACAGTGTTAGGGTGGTTTAGCTGCTACCGTAACATCAAGCCTCTGCAATGTTGGGGCAGTTTAGCAGCTAATAGCAGGCCTCTTCAGCATACAGGCAGTTTAGCCACCATGCTAACATCATGCCTATACAGCATAGAGGAAGTTTTTTCCACAATGCTAACATTTAGCCTTAGCAAGGCTACAGAATCTAGTCAAAGTACATCCAGATACTACCCTAACAAAAacaaagagagcaagagaaatcatttaacaaaagaaaagaaaaaagggtgGTTGAGACAAAGAACAATACAggcaaacagagagaaaaagagagatagagggattaCCTGACTGGGTCTGGCATTAAGCGCCCCCTGCTGTCTCTGGAGGTGAATGACCAGCAGTCGTCGATAATGAGGTACTCATAACCCAGCTTTAACCAGCCATCCTCCACTAACTGCTCCGCCATGTCTTTATACAGagcttcactacacacacacacacacacacacacacaaacacacggtaTTAGGCAATAATCACTTGAATTATCTTGTCACTAACAAGTTAATAAGCTACTGTTaattataaaactaataaaatagtagtttgtttcagtaactttcccgttccaccttaaatggcgcaaCACATGGCAGAGGATGCAGTATTTTAGgtggaactgaaaaataaaataaaagctaataaaagttaAATACAGTCATTTCAGCTCCCAATAACCCAATTAATCGAtggataataataatgaattgctgcaGCACTAGTTAActagcagcagttaggttgctgaacgtTAGCGCTCCTCGCGTGCTTGAAGGATTGTCCCCATTTTAaggtagtgttgccaactcctcagtaaggaaagtagctattggctgtcctaaaagttgctagaagtcgctaagtgacgtcattgcctaatttgcataatatgtttttgaagctgtaaaggattaacgttgtgggagaggaaaaagtgagtaaaatacggtaacagtaactgaagagcacatgttcatctcagagtcggcAAGTCTCCAAGAACATCACAAAAAcacgctagatttgtcgctagtcgctttttttttttcttttcttttttttacaaaaaaaggcgctagagggtctgaaaagtcgctaattTAGTGATAAAGTCGCTGAGGTGGCAACACTGTTTTTAGGGGAAAGATTTCACCCCATTTCCCCTCAATCAAACTCTCAAACACTCAAAAACAGGGGGTAGggatacaaaagagaaatggaattGGCCTAAAACTCATTGTTGATTACTAGAAAACATTTTCTGGGACAGAAAAATGCATGATAAATGAGATAAACAACATTTCCTTACTTCCTTACttgttattatttaaacaaaaaaagttaatgttttaatgtgaatATGACTTAACAGTAATTAATTTTTGTTCTACATTTCACTTCTACTGTCTGCAGTACCTGATGCAGTTGTTAGGATCATTCCTGCAGTCGATATTACAGCGGAACCGCTCCCAGGACATCCAGCCCATAGGGGGCGTCCTCGCCAGCCCATTATCCAGCGCCAGAGTGGGtaaagccagcagcagcagcagtgttagcTTCAAGAGCATCtctaagaaaaaaaacacattaaaaacaacaaaaacagataTTTTGTTTTACTATAGCTAACAAGAAATAGCCCCTTTAATTAGCGCTAGTGCTAACTGCATGCTAGTGTACTGGTATGTAGAGATCAGAGAGTGTCAGAAACAACATGGTGAGGTTGTATTTGTGTTTAGTGCTATGCTAAAAGTATCCTGAGGTCAGGCTGTTCTGCATTCAACTTTATTTTACCTCATTTCAGTTAGCTTTCCCTTATAACGGTGCGCTAATGTGGGCTGATTTTTCCTGTTctaaagtagctaatgctaacactaacgTCACATTCATGCAATGTTTTGGATTAGCCAGGCTAACACACAGACACCCAGGAAGGAAAGCAGAAACAGGTTAATGTGGTCTTGTTAAAACTGTATTAAGGATTATATCAGGAatttcatcattttcacacagattgttttatttgtttttttataaaattttcttcattcagttttttttacagctaaaatgtgtgcttgcatataaaataaaatcttctGCTGCCCACCCTGTAAAGATATCAAGGtaattaaaatctaaatttacATTTGAAAGAGAACAGGGTCATCATAAACAATTTAAATgttttgctaaaattgtccactCTGTCATAACACATTAAAAGGTctgaagtattttatttatttatttaagttttgagGGCCAAAgggcacagtattctgattatGACCCTTATCTATTTGTTTAATGATTTGTTGGGAAGACCATTAAAGCTTCTCTGTTTAGGGTGTGGTATTTTCTGATGTTTAGGAATGTTTAGGAAGGTTGCACATTTGTCCTGTGAGACATATATaactttaaattttaaaacattacatGTTATTGTATGTGGAAGCATATATTCATGCTTTTGTACTGTGTTTTATTGACCTGCAATATAAatgtaagataagataagacctGATCATCTCCTTGTTATTCTTTTATTGTAGTAAACCGTAATACTGTGTTGTGTTCTGTCTGTGTATGATTGCCAATTCAAAGGTCCATGAGAGCACCTCTGCAGTGTTTTATAGTACTGCTTGATTATTGGTTTATATAAAGATGTCCTTTCGCTAAAATgcacattttcttgtttttttgtaaaatacaataggtctctctgagctgtatatgcatgctgcaccaGCGATGTACAATTGAGCTATTTTTAGAGCAgtgctgtttacactagttaaatcctggggtggatttttactttctggacttggactacccacctctgtgtgtttacataggtttacataggactctaagactaggtcagtggctgaactgcactaggtcagggcattacacatgttgcaaagtaacatgacattgcaaagactgttattagtgtaaaaataattttattttaaaaacttttctaactgttgtccgccTCGCTGTGCTGTTATCCAATGAGAGGAgacgtttgcatgtatgaatattca includes the following:
- the LOC103035758 gene encoding alpha-N-acetylgalactosaminidase — encoded protein: MLLKLTLLLLLALPTLALDNGLARTPPMGWMSWERFRCNIDCRNDPNNCISEALYKDMAEQLVEDGWLKLGYEYLIIDDCWSFTSRDSRGRLMPDPVRFPNGIPKLAHYVHQLGLKLGIYADMGTHTCAGYPGTTLEQIQTDAQTFAEWQVDMLKFDGCNSNAEEQQQGYPLMSKALNATGRPIVYACSWPVYRGGLPPSVNYTLLGEICNLWRNYYDIEDSWDSVLNIVDWFFQSQDYLQPASGPGRWNDPDMLIIGNFGLSLEQSKAQMALWAIMAAPLIMSNDLRTLSSEARNILQNKAVIAINQDPLGIQGRRILKDEGHIEVFWRPLSKSASALVFLSRRTDMPYRYHSTLSLLNYTTGSYTAYDVFKDEIVFLPSEKTHFTITINPSGVVMWYIYPD